Below is a window of Rhodamnia argentea isolate NSW1041297 chromosome 11, ASM2092103v1, whole genome shotgun sequence DNA.
GTACACTTTCTACTCACTCTATGCAAACTCGCCTAAAATCTGGTGTTGTAAAACCCAATCCCGGATATGCATGTTTGGCTGAATACACAGTTCCTCTTGAACCACGATCAGTTAAATCAGCCTTAGCAGATGAAGGTTGGCATAAAGCAATGCAGGATGAAATGGATGCTCTACATGAAAATCGGACATGGATATTAGTTCCTCGAACTAACCAAATGAATGTCATAGGATGTAAGTGGGTGTTTAAAACTAAGCTAGCACCCGATGGAAGCCTTGATAGATTGAAGGCTCGGTTAGTGGCTAAGGGGTTTCACTAAGAAGAGGGAGTTGATTTTACAGAAACATTTAGTCCCGTTGTCAAACATGCCACCATCCGTATAGTGCCTCTCGTGGCAATGATGAAGCAATGGCCAATACATCAACTTGATGTTAAAAATGCTTTCTTACATGGAACATTAAATGAGACGATctatatggagcaaccacctAGTTTTACACATCCTCGTAAGTCTCAATTTGTCTGTCTTCTCAAGAAGTCCTTATATGGTCTTCGTCAAGCGCCGCGGGCTTGGTTTGACAAGTTTAGCAACTTTCTTCTTGAAGTTGGTTTCTTTTGTAGCACAATTGATCCCTCACTCTTTGTGCTTCATGTCGGATCAGAAACAGTCCCGCTGTTGCTCTATGTAGATGATATTATATTGATCGGCAGCTCCGATCGCCTATTAACTCAACCGATTCACTCACTCGGTCTTCACTTTCACATGAAAGATCTTGGGTGTCTCCATTACTTCTTAGGGATTGAAGCTAAACGCACCACTAATGAtctttttctctgtcaaaccaAGTATGCTCTTGATCTTCTGACTAAAGCCAACATGACAGCATGTAAACCTGTCTCAACTCCTCTGTCACTAAGACCGGTCATCATGAAAAATGATGCACTTCTACTCGCCAATCCACTTGAATACAGAAGTCTAGTTGGTGGTCTTCAATATCTAACAATAACTCGTCCCGATCTTGCTTATGCAACAAACCTTTTATGTCAGAAGATGCAGCAGCCAACAGTTGGCGATTTTCATAAATTGAAAAGGGTTCTTCGCTATGTTAAAGGAACCGTTCATCTTGGCATTTTTCTTCATTCTCACAGTTCAATGACCTTATATGGATTCTCCGATGCTGATTTGGTTGGTTGTGTGGACACCGCACGCTCCACTACCGGTTTCTGCACCTATCTTGGTTCTAATCTCATTTCATGGGCCGCTAAGAAGCAACCTATTGTGTCACGTTCCTCCACTGAAGCTGAATACAGAGCACTTGCATCTACTACTGCTGATCTTACATGGATCGCCTTTGTTCTACGTGACATTGGTTTATGTCTGTCCTCACTAACACttctgttttgtgataatcAGCCCGCCATTTCTCTTACCGCCAATCCTATTCTACATGCTCGCACCAAACACATCGAAGTTGACTTCCATTTTGTCCGTGAGAAAGTTTCCTCGTGTTCTCTCAATGTGCGTTATGTTCCTAGCACTCATCAACTTGCcgatatttttaccaaatcattgTCGCGCTTGGCTCACTTTACTATCGTAACCAAATTGGGTATGGGCTATCGACCCCTCCCCAATTTGCGGGGGGATGTTAAGAATCATATTGTGAGTGCTGCACACTCTGTTTCAACAAAGACCAGACGAAGTAAAGTAAGCGAGTCGTCGGCTATGGTAGCCGCGCGCATACATGGTGTTGCTGATTCAACCAGGAAAGAAAGAGATGAAGGAGCTCTTCCTCTGCAGAACCGTTACTCTGTTTTGTACATTTAACTGAATATTGTTGTTACGTTAGTTTGTTAGATGAGCTGTAAAACTACCTTTGGTGGTTCTTCAAGTTGAGCCATGTACTATAAATaagaaacagagaaaatgagagaaagcgctctcggatgaagattttccttgaATACAGAGAGTAACTCCAAactctgcttctcttcttctctcttcttctctctttttgttcgGTCTTCACGGTTATTCTACATCGATTATGGAAGGGGCTGGTGGTTAGTTTATACGTGTGAGAGAAAGTCTCATCATTTGAGCTATATTTTGAAATGAGAGAGGCTTAAGATCACCCAACAGGACTCCCTTCCGTAAGGACGTAAcatagaataattaattaagtagaCAAGAAATATGCTGAATAAAAGAGCGCTTACCCTAGAGGGAATTAATCCCATTTGTTGAGAACTCGAGAGTGACTCTCTAATGTGGGTTTGATAAACCAGTGATCTATTCTTGGACTTATCTCCCGAGTCAAGAGTGGGCATGAATCATGATGAATGAAAAGAAGGTAGACGAGGAAAATGTATGCAGAAGCAAACAAGTGATTAGCTTGGCAGTGGGTCAATTCCATTCCATACAATCATGAGGAATAAAGAAAGCCATGAAAGCCAACCAGTATGGTGAAACAAACGCTATAAGTTTCGTGCATACAAATAACGCGATTTCGTACTGTGAAAGAGAACGGGTAATGCGTGGCAATTGGATTCAAGCGAACTGGGGGGTCGTCTTCTTTTCTTGTCGTGTCAAGTTGCTCAGCTGCGTCAGCACATTATTTGGGGTGCAGTGATTTTGGCTCGGACTTGATGGACCCCGGAAATCTCTTGTGAACGTTATGCACGATGGATTGGTCCATGCAACGCTGGCAAGAGAAGATAACGTTGTCTTGGATCTCGTGCTTCCTTTGCTTCTCTTCTCTCCAGGGTTAAACAATCATCGTTGCATTGGCTCATTGGAGGTCCTTGttgttttcttctcttgttctCTCCACTAGGTTATTCCCCTTTTGGTTTCATTCACATCATCCTCAAGCTGATTGGCCCTTTGGCGCCAGATAAGTTGAACATTTTCCAATAGTAGTTTGTTTCTCTTTGTGCCAAACATATTAAGGAAGTCCTCCCTCATTCAATTCCTTCCAAATCGCCTCTAGAGTTTAACTTTAAGAGATCACTGATGGGCCACACTTTCAGCCACTTGgacaatattttcaaaaggCAATGTTGGAGTAGGGTATTGACATCATTTACGCAAATGATAATCCCTTACCTACCAAAGACTAACAAATGTTGACGCCCTTTTGCGTGGGTAACCAAAATTTGACATTTGAATGATCAAGTACTCACATAAGTATTCGTTCAAAAAATTGACTTTGGAATGATTAAGTACAACACCCTTGTGTTTGGAATATTAAGTAATCGAGAAGTTATTGGTGAAAGTACAAATTGACAACGGAAATACATGAATGTACAAGGAAAGAAGGTGTTGGGTTAAGTCCCGCAACGAGCGCAACCCACGTGTATGTGACAGATAAAGGCATATATCCATCTGCACGGCCTCTGTCCTTCCATTCCTTGGAAAGATAGAGAGGGAGGGCCTTACCGAGTCAATTTCCAATCAgcgatcattttattttcaagattCGAAATCTTTTTAAGAAAGGGTTATTGTTGGAAGGAAAATGTTTACATTCCGATATTAAAGCTGTGAGAGATTATACAGAATCTTTAAATCCAATATATTTGAATATATACCTACATATTTGAACACCTAGTTCCAATCCGTGGCATTATTATGTGAATCAATTTTATATACGAGTGGTAGTGCTTCCATGTCCCTAACACGTTATTTGTTCAATAGGTATGGGTGCACATGTTATTTGACCAGTGGATGGGCAGTCAGTGAAGATTCGAAGCCTACATAAACCCTAGAAATCCGCACAGAGGAAGGAGAAATCTTACAGATATTTGCCTAttctctttcctcctccatttctcTTGGTTGGACGAGCCAAGGATGTTGCATCTCCTACTTCCATTGCTGCTTTTAATCTCCAATGTTGTCCCATCACAATCGGACATTGTCGAGAGCCTTCCCGGCTTCCCCGGGGATCTTCCCTTCAAACTCGAAACAGGGTCAGTTCGAATTATATGAATTATGAGCAGCTGCAATTCAGAAAGCGACTTGATTCGCtatctctcttttctttatgtTCAAGAGTTATAGTTACGAGTGTCTTCTTCTTAATGTTTACTTCAACGGTGGTGCAACAAAAATGGTTCCAGATACGTAGGGGTAGGAGAGTTGGAGGAAGTGCAGCTATTTTACTACTTCATCGAGTCCGAGAGGAGCCCCAAGGATGACCCTTTGTTGCTTTGGCTCACCGGCGGTCCCGGTTGCTCTGCTTTATCGGGCCTCCTCTTCGAAATAGGTCCATTCTCTCACTTTAATTCCTTTACTAATCACAGGCATCCTcattgtcatcttcttcctcttttttcttcttccctgcGTTAGCATTGTTGTTTGGTGATGCGGAGCTTTCGGTAGCCTATCTCTTTTGGAAGATTATTAGACTGTGCTATATTATATTacataaaaatgattttatttttatttttatcttttaacaTAAACATGATTAAGGTGGTGACTTATTGAGCTCCCCTAAATATGCGAACGAGCACGGACACAAGCACGGCGACGAAGTTCTGAAAAGATCTTCATGACCTCGTAGCAACTTCTCGTCATATGATGTACACATCTATGTATATCTATCTATATGAGGAAAAGAACACAGAAATATTTAATTGATATCCATCGAGGGAAAATCTCCAAAGGCAAAGGTTCTACCTATGAAAAAATACGTCCGACTGATCGTTCTTGACACGACTATTAAGCAATGACGTTCAAGTGATGGGGATCCCTTTTATAAGAGAATAAAATGTCAAACCTGCTCAAAGGCCTGCAACAAAATTCCTTATAGACCGTAGTAGAACAACTAACCATACAACTCCTTCTTCATCGATACATTTGTCAATTGGGCTCGACAGACTTAATTcttaaaatgtaaaaatgtgTAGGACTCggttggcaaaattaaaatatttatgattgaattggcaaaagtacgatagatttaggaatttttttggacaatttttccttataCTTACATATCGTGCTAGCAATAGTTGCACCAAAAGAATAGCTGCGCtccaaaaaaaggagaaggattCCCACACAAAAGTGTCCTATCTTgatcaaaataacatttttgtGTGTGCTTCTAGCCCCccgaaaagaagagagagagagagagagagagagaaacatttTTGTATGTGTGTGGGctagtctctctctccctttgatTAAAAGGGAAAACTTGGCTTGAGAAGCATTTAATATCATTGTTGTGGTTTGGCCCGGGGGGGCGTGGGGGCGGGTGGTGTTGGGGATGGCAGTTTGGGTGGGTGCGTGGCTGGCTGGCTTGGAAACTAGAAAAAAGAGTAGTTGAGAACGTTAGATGGATGTTATTTTCTCGCTTCTTATTTTCGCCTCGGCAGGACATAGATGAAGACTCAAGCTAACCAAAACTGCTCTACTCTTTTCATTGTTTAGCCTCATTcaaagttataaatcttttcatgAGGTGGTCGTTCCAAGCACGCATTCCATGAACCTAGTCCGTCTATTGAATTGAATCCGAATCGTCAGATTTTTGTGCGGCCTGTCATTTTCGGTCGACCATATTCGGTTTATTATGTACGCCACATTCATCTAATAATTTCTTGGTGTGGTGCTGCACATGTGCATGTCAATAAAGAGTTGGTCCCAATTCGAGTTGATCCCAAGCACACTTTCTCCAATGTGCCGCGTCTTTATAAAGCAATGCGGCTGGATCAGATGGGCTCCACACGAGACCCACCTGATCTGACCGGTTCGTGTGAGCCGAGCTCATGTGCTCTTTTGGATGAACGGGGGCGCCACGTGAGACCCTTACCAATGCAGTGGTCCACGGTAGCTGGGCAGCCTCTGGATTCCCTGCCACAAAGgctcccccccctcccccataAAAAAGGATGGAGGGTGGGGATGCAATGTTTTTCCTGCCATTATGGCAGGGGATCCGGTTCCGGCTGGGCACGCATGGTTCAAGTGAGGCAACGGTTTCTCCAAATTCGTTGTCATTTGCCTCTCTGCTTTTCTACTGTAGCATATCTAGCATGATCAATTCGGACAAAGATTTATCGGCGTCTTATCACACATAGGCTTTGTCTTACGTGCGATCATGCTGCAAAGTCAATCTCCACCAAGAAAAAAACCCCTTTGACTCTTCGTCATTTTAGTTGCACGCCTCTATGTATTATTACCTACACTAGATGTgaactttcatactttctcaacACCTTTCATTTGGAATAAACCCACCACAAACTTTTTCCTCGACGAAAAAAAGCTATTTCCTAACTTTGCTATCGTACAGCATGATTTTAGTTGCTCTCTGAAGGATGTGGCCCCAAATTAGAGAACGATTTCTTGGGACTTTATAGTTTGGGAAAGAGTTTTGCGTACTAGATTTATTATTGATGAAAATTGTCTATCAGCTAGATTCCCATACAGCTGTTGAAAGCCAAGCcattttaaatgattttgatcaCCCATGATCTTGATGTTTGTATGCTTTCACAGGTCCGTTGCGGTTTGATTATTCAAATTCCAGCGGAAATAGACCGGTATTGCGGTTAAATCCCTATTCTTGGACGAAGGTAAATTACCTTTAATTCTCGGCTAGGGTTCGTATCGTCTAACCTTCGGGACTAAAAGTTCGTCACCTTTTCTTATGACAGATAGCCAACATAATATTTTTGGACGCACCAGTAGGGACGGGGTTTTCATATGCAACGACATGGACGGCATCCAACAAGACCGACACTTCCTCGGCAGCACAAACGTACGAGTTCTTAAGAAAGGTAACCATCTTCATTGATACCGACATTATGTTGCCTCATAGTAATTAGATGCCCCATGACAATTATTGGAGCTAATGCCTGGACCAATACAGTTCCTTATTTTCGTTTGATTTTTCTGATGCAGTGGCTTATGTCTCACCCCAAATTCCTCATAAATCCGCTTTACATCTCTGGTGATTCTTATTCTGGTGTGATCGTTCCCATCATCGTTAAAGAAGTATACGATGGTTCGTATTTGAAGTTCCCCTACATATTGTCCGGAGAGAATGTAACCCCATAAACaattttcctttcaaattaattacttgatttttgttttgctcTTGTTCTCCAGAAGCTATTTTCtcttcataaaagaaaaacaaaaaagacactATGTTTGCTTTTCTGTATAGGAAATGAAGCTGGACGTGAGCCGCCAATGAATCTCAAAGTATGTAATACtcttgtatgttttttttttcttttccctttgaaATATAATCACGTTTTGCGACATTTAATAACGTTATGCTTCATGTCCTCTTCTCGTATTTCACACTAAGGCTATATGTATGCTACTATTTCCTCAACATTTGAACTTCATATCTTTGAAATACTAAAGCCAAAAATGTTAAGTAAAGTGTTATTGTTCTGGTTATCTGCATAGGGCTATGTGCTAGGCAATCCGGTTACTTGTGAAGTAAAGGACATCAGTCAAAGAATTCCATACGGTCACAAGACGGCTCTCATATCAGATGAACTTTACGAGGTGAATTTACAACATATCTTAACTCTACTAAGATCTACGTAACATCTAAGAAtataatatacatatataagtaATAATCATTACATATGAATCGACGTTtacgtgatttttcttttgcattcATGTCGTCAAGTCAACGAAAACGGATTGCAATGGAGATTACGTGAATGTAGATCCCACCAACGGAGCTTGTCTAGCTGACCTTGAAATGGTATCCATAGTAAGTGCTATTGCCCCATCACTCTTATATTTTCTTACCAAGATGTATGTATGCGATAAATCACTCGAATATGTTTCCTTGTAAAATTTTCCAGTGCCTTGAGAAGATATATTTGGGTCAAATATTGGAACCCAAGTGTAGTATCATAACTCCTAACCACACGAGGTTAGAATGGAGCAGAAGCATACTGGAAGAGAATATCATTGACGTCGTTTCGATGCCTCAACAATCAAGGCCATGGTGTCGGGTACATCCTAAATTGATTCCCTCAAAATCCATGAATTCAGTGCCTAAAAGTATAGCATCTATCTATATGTGTAAGGCGATATATGAGGAACCTGTGAATTTTGATAAATAGCCAATGCAATGGTTTCACTTGCTTAAATTTCTCTGTCTCAACAGAGCTACAACTATCTCTATTCTTATATTTGGGCCAATGATAGGAACGTCCGAGAAGCCCTGAACGTCCGAGAGGTATGAAGAAACATTCTTTCTTGTGGGCGTCACCGACATTTATGCAGTTATATTGAATTACCTGATAATGACATTCAGGGCACGAAGCCAGAGTGGGATAGATGCAACTACAGTCTAGCTTACACAAAGGACGTTCTTAATAGTGTAgtttatcataaatacctctcTAAGACATCCCTTCGTGCCCTAATTTACAGGTATTGCGTCAGCTAAATGGATAAGTTTCTCATCCtggtttaaatttattttttacagttTATTTGTCATGTCACATAAAGCAGAGACGTTTTCTTTCATTGACGAAAAGTGTTCTTATTGTAGTGGTGATCATGACTTGGCTCTTCCGTACGTGGGTACGCTGGAATGGATAAGATCACTTAATTTGACTTTACTTGGTCCGTGGTCGCCTTGGTTTGTCGATGGTCAAGTGGCCGGGTAGTAATTTCCTCCTAATCCATTACTATGACCCATTAATTTCTCGTTAGTTAGATGTCATCTTCATTGAATGTGTAGCTTTCTATTTCTCTATatcatgaaattatttattcCATTGTGAGCAGTGCACATCTGGATCTAATTAGTAGCTGCCCaaaatttgatcatttgttTGTATTGAGAATAATACTAGGGTCCGtctgttttgagaaaaatgaatgatttaaaaaatattttcagaaaagtaATTGCTTATATCGTTTGTGATattaaatgaacgaaaaatattttcttttcattgtccatgaaaatatttaaatataaattattttctatagtgaaaacatttttcacgcAAATTTCTCATTCGATTGGCTCTTGGCTCTATGCACTCTGTAcaccaaaaacaagaaagaccACAGAGGGAGGATTTTTTTGGGACCCTACGATACCCGAGTGAGTTCTGCTTAAAGGAAGTGAAATTTACAGAATAATGTCTTACGTATCTTAAAACGTCTCTTACCTCGAATGGTTGGTTCTAGACTATTATAGGTATTTGAGCGATTTGTGAATTTGTATGGCAACATTTCTTCTGTCacatgaaatttctttttatcttatttccCTTCTCATGCACGTGCATGTATCGCGTACGCTCGAGGAGTTGTGGAATgttatatatttatatgtatTAACTTGCTCTTAATCTCTTTGGACAGATACTCCATACTATATTCGGAGAATAGTAAGTACGATTTGACATTTACAACAATCAAGGTAAGGCCAAGCCGTTATGGTTCCCTTTTACACTTTGACACTCGTATTCttttcgagaaaaatgattatttgaaatTATAATGCTTGctcctctttttcatttttccctttgccgTGGTGCAGGGAGGGGGTCACACAGCTCCGGAGTATAAACCCAAAGAATGTTTTGCAATGATTGACAGATGGTTTGATTATTACCCGCTCTAGCTAATTTCAATTGTGGGTTGGGTTGGTAGAACCAATCCACATTTGGCTCTACTGAGTGAGTCATCAGAATAAAAATGAGGGCCATAATAATCCTTGGAATAGCTATTTGAATTTCCAATATTCCATCTGAAAAAGTTTGACAGTAAAGCTATTACATCAACAGAGTTTTTGTTTCATCCATTTTTTAAGGTAAGAACTTATTAGCTTGTTGTTGTGATCTAAGCAGCATCGATACCAACATGcggcacgacacgacacgacatgccgacacataatttctgaaaaataaagaatttcgacacgttaggacacattatatattaaatttatatatttatatgcataataaatagataaagaatttatgaattttcctgCTATGGGCACTCCCGTAATTTGACTCCAAAAGCCAGCCTCTTAAAAAGACAAATAAGCCCAACGAAATCCCCGGTGATGATCTCACGAAATATTTACCACTCCCTGGTACACCGCCTTCTCtatttcgtcttcttcctcctccatcacTTTACCTcataaattctctctctctctctctctctctctctcaatcacaCTGTCTTCTTCCCTCAGCCGTAATCTACCCACCGCGGCaggggaaagaggaaagagacaACTTCGTTCAACCAAAACCAACCCATAAAAAAGCAAACTTTATTTTCGGAGAAAACAAGATCTTCGCATGGCTAGCGATTTCGCGCCGGCAGTTTATTTCGACGACAAGTGGAAGCTGTTGAGGAAGGAGGTGCAATCGAGGAGCAGGAAGTCGCCGTCGCTGCCCATGGATTTGCCTCGCGTCTGTTAATTCTTCTGGATCTGCTTTCCCCTTCTGCTTCTTCCTTTTCatctctctcggtctctctccctcatctctcATGGCTAGCGAACCAGACGCCCTTCTCCCCCTCATCCGCCCTTTCCCCAGCAAGATCTGACCATAGCAGCGTCGTGACCTCACCGACTCGCGTGCCGCCAGCATTGACCACGAGTCGGATGCTCGACACGAGTTGATCGCGTGTCAGACGCGTGTTGGTGTTCGACACATGTCCGACACCCACGCGGCGAGCTTCTTGGCGTGTCCGTACTTCATGGATTGTGGTGTATTcagcaaaaattaaaatactatctaaaattttagaagttatgaaaaaattcaataataaatttGCATGTCGATATTTGTGTCTTCCTGAAGTTTAAGGTACTTTGGGTTAACAAAAGTTAAAGCGAACGCCTCACAAGATtttgattaaataaaaaataaaaagtaaagccAATCCAGACACATATGATGTTTTAAACATAAAATGTGTGCGTTTCT
It encodes the following:
- the LOC115735651 gene encoding serine carboxypeptidase-like 18 isoform X1, producing MLHLLLPLLLLISNVVPSQSDIVESLPGFPGDLPFKLETGYVGVGELEEVQLFYYFIESERSPKDDPLLLWLTGGPGCSALSGLLFEIGPLRFDYSNSSGNRPVLRLNPYSWTKIANIIFLDAPVGTGFSYATTWTASNKTDTSSAAQTYEFLRKWLMSHPKFLINPLYISGDSYSGVIVPIIVKEVYDGNEAGREPPMNLKGYVLGNPVTCEVKDISQRIPYGHKTALISDELYESTKTDCNGDYVNVDPTNGACLADLEMVSICLEKIYLGQILEPKCSIITPNHTRLEWSRSILEENIIDVVSMPQQSRPWCRSYNYLYSYIWANDRNVREALNVREGTKPEWDRCNYSLAYTKDVLNSVVYHKYLSKTSLRALIYSGDHDLALPYVGTLEWIRSLNLTLLGPWSPWFVDGQVAGYSILYSENSKYDLTFTTIKGGGHTAPEYKPKECFAMIDRWFDYYPL